The Flavobacterium marginilacus genome window below encodes:
- the purE gene encoding 5-(carboxyamino)imidazole ribonucleotide mutase, with translation MSKVAVIMGSISDMPVMQDAIDILKSFNIETEVDIVSAHRTPEKLFDFSMNAHNRGISTIIAGAGGAAHLPGMVASMSPLPVIGVPVKSSNSIDGWDSVLSILQMPGGVPVATVALNGAKNAGILAAQIIGSADKTVLDKIIAYKEGLKKAVYQSSENLNK, from the coding sequence ATGAGCAAAGTAGCTGTAATAATGGGAAGCATTTCGGATATGCCGGTAATGCAGGATGCCATAGATATTTTAAAAAGTTTTAATATAGAAACCGAAGTCGACATCGTTTCGGCACACAGAACACCCGAAAAACTGTTTGATTTCAGTATGAACGCACACAATCGCGGAATTTCGACAATTATTGCCGGAGCTGGAGGCGCAGCGCATTTACCTGGAATGGTTGCTTCGATGTCACCGCTTCCTGTAATTGGAGTTCCTGTAAAGTCTAGCAATTCTATTGATGGCTGGGACAGTGTTTTATCTATTTTACAAATGCCTGGCGGTGTACCAGTAGCAACTGTTGCTTTAAACGGAGCAAAAAATGCCGGAATCCTTGCTGCACAAATTATAGGAAGTGCCGATAAAACTGTTTTAGACAAAATCATCGCCTACAAAGAAGGACTAAAAAAAGCCGTTTATCAATCTTCGGAAAACTTGAATAAATAA
- a CDS encoding HNH endonuclease domain-containing protein translates to MRRVLKNHDSEVIKNNLNYIEGNSNNNLKISKVLYKEQKGFCSYTEEYLGRADARDIEHFNPNLKGTIDDSYSNWFLVKHQWNIEKASKWENLQPVLNPAAIDFEDRIVYDSGDYRVSDLNDNEAINLIKLLKLDDIILADERKKYIQRKTKELSVYGVSAEDFFKILIEDDIKQISYLRAIQEEFNIDIWNMIPELK, encoded by the coding sequence ATGAGGAGAGTTCTTAAAAACCATGATTCAGAAGTAATTAAAAATAATTTAAATTATATAGAAGGCAATTCAAACAATAATTTAAAAATTTCGAAAGTTTTATATAAAGAGCAAAAGGGATTTTGTTCATATACAGAAGAGTATTTAGGAAGAGCTGATGCACGGGACATTGAGCATTTTAATCCAAATCTAAAAGGAACTATTGACGATTCTTATTCAAATTGGTTTTTGGTAAAACACCAATGGAATATAGAGAAAGCTTCTAAATGGGAAAATTTACAGCCTGTTTTAAACCCAGCAGCAATTGATTTTGAAGATAGAATCGTTTATGACAGCGGCGATTATCGTGTTTCAGATTTAAATGATAACGAAGCAATTAATTTAATTAAGTTATTAAAGCTTGATGATATCATTTTAGCTGATGAAAGAAAAAAATACATACAAAGAAAAACTAAAGAATTATCAGTATATGGTGTTTCTGCTGAAGATTTCTTTAAAATCTTAATTGAAGACGATATAAAACAAATATCCTATTTAAGAGCCATCCAAGAAGAATTTAATATTGACATTTGGAATATGATTCCAGAACTAAAATAA
- a CDS encoding ATP-binding protein codes for MKISKLHIDTFRHLENLDFDFTYPLDYKDKEKAGKPLNKICFIGQSATGKTSLLELLDIKTHNNSYIDYPEEFKHHSSLEKLKSSLCVFFNDNTEEFCIQNQEILINYFVDKKLKTNDLTKKVFFPSELNINKIINFLQPEELKNSNFKDKDFLLKNYNQFKLSENNYKEIYRFLLNDFINYREELLKKSSDFFSYSNINDIIDDLNKWRKENPNPNEEFAIKFNEVLKKLNLEVDVNNPSSFLNIKHYKSDVFIPILSLSTGTKLLISLLLPLYKFDTKDSIILIDEPERSLYPDMQMDLMDYYQNLASEAQFIVATHSPFIAASFEPEERFILYFDEEGKVAVRRGSSPIGDDPNDMLKNDFGVNYYNKHGEEAYQKYIKLKQDVANETDPKRKKELLLETVKLGDIYNF; via the coding sequence ATGAAAATTTCAAAATTACATATTGATACTTTTAGACATTTAGAGAATCTAGATTTTGATTTTACGTATCCTTTGGATTATAAAGACAAAGAAAAAGCAGGGAAACCTTTAAACAAAATTTGTTTTATTGGGCAAAGTGCAACTGGAAAAACTAGTCTATTGGAGTTATTAGATATTAAAACGCATAATAACTCTTATATAGATTATCCTGAAGAATTCAAACATCACTCATCGTTAGAAAAGTTAAAATCTTCTTTATGTGTGTTTTTCAATGACAATACTGAAGAGTTCTGTATTCAGAATCAGGAAATATTAATAAACTATTTCGTTGACAAAAAATTAAAAACTAACGATTTAACCAAGAAAGTTTTTTTTCCATCAGAGTTAAATATAAATAAAATAATTAATTTTCTTCAACCTGAAGAATTAAAAAATTCAAATTTTAAAGACAAAGATTTTCTTTTAAAAAATTACAATCAATTTAAACTTAGCGAAAACAATTATAAAGAAATTTACAGATTTTTACTAAATGATTTTATCAATTATCGTGAAGAACTCCTAAAGAAAAGCTCTGACTTCTTCAGCTATTCAAATATTAATGACATCATTGATGATTTAAACAAATGGAGAAAAGAAAATCCAAATCCTAATGAAGAATTTGCAATAAAATTTAATGAGGTTTTAAAAAAATTAAATCTAGAAGTTGATGTCAACAATCCATCATCTTTCCTAAATATTAAACATTATAAAAGTGATGTCTTTATACCAATACTTTCACTAAGTACAGGAACAAAACTTTTAATATCGTTACTTTTACCATTGTATAAATTTGACACCAAAGATTCCATCATTTTAATTGACGAACCCGAGCGTTCATTGTATCCTGATATGCAGATGGATTTAATGGATTATTATCAAAATCTAGCTTCTGAAGCTCAGTTTATAGTTGCTACACATTCCCCTTTTATCGCTGCTTCCTTTGAACCCGAAGAACGTTTCATTTTATATTTTGATGAAGAAGGAAAAGTAGCCGTACGCAGAGGAAGTTCTCCAATTGGCGATGATCCGAATGATATGCTAAAAAATGATTTTGGAGTAAATTATTACAATAAGCACGGTGAAGAAGCATATCAAAAATATATCAAACTTAAACAGGACGTTGCTAATGAGACTGATCCTAAAAGAAAAAAAGAATTACTATTAGAAACTGTTAAACTGGGAGACATTTATAATTTCTAA
- a CDS encoding 5-(carboxyamino)imidazole ribonucleotide synthase: MNYFSSDFKLGILGGGQLGKMLLSDTRKFDIQTYVLDPSDEAPSKIACNHFVKGDLMDFETVYNFGKQVDVLTFEIELVNLEALEKLENEGKKVYPSPKTLKLIQNKGIQKDFYIKNNIPTAPYKRYSTLKNLVVDLVEANIQLPFVWKCTEFGYDGNGVKIIRQTADLENLPNVECIAETMVPFKNELAVIVCQSPSGEIKTYPVVEMEFHPEANQVEYVICPARIDNKVAEKARAIALNVSQQFNHVGLLAVEMFQTKDDEILVNEVAPRPHNSGHYSIEASYTSQFENHLRAILDLPLGNTDSKAAGIMVNLVGAEGFSGDVIYENIETILGWNGVTPHIYGKKQTRPFRKMGHVTIVNEDMAEARRIAADVKNTIKVVSIQ, from the coding sequence ATGAACTATTTTTCTTCTGATTTTAAATTAGGAATCTTAGGAGGCGGGCAGCTTGGCAAAATGCTGCTGTCTGACACACGAAAATTTGATATCCAAACTTACGTTTTAGACCCAAGTGACGAAGCTCCTAGTAAAATTGCCTGTAACCATTTTGTAAAAGGCGATTTGATGGATTTTGAAACTGTTTACAATTTTGGAAAACAAGTAGATGTTTTGACCTTTGAAATTGAGCTGGTAAATCTTGAGGCACTGGAAAAACTGGAAAATGAAGGCAAAAAAGTATATCCTTCTCCAAAAACGCTAAAACTCATACAAAATAAAGGAATCCAAAAGGATTTTTATATCAAAAATAATATCCCGACAGCTCCTTACAAGCGTTATTCTACTCTAAAAAACTTAGTAGTTGATTTAGTAGAAGCAAATATTCAGCTTCCTTTTGTATGGAAATGTACTGAATTTGGATATGACGGAAACGGCGTAAAAATCATTCGGCAGACAGCTGATTTAGAAAATTTACCCAATGTAGAATGCATTGCTGAAACAATGGTGCCTTTCAAAAATGAATTGGCTGTAATTGTCTGCCAGAGTCCTTCCGGCGAAATCAAAACCTACCCAGTTGTGGAAATGGAATTTCATCCAGAAGCCAATCAGGTAGAATATGTAATCTGCCCTGCCAGAATTGATAATAAAGTTGCCGAAAAAGCAAGAGCGATTGCATTGAATGTTTCGCAGCAATTTAATCATGTTGGCCTTTTGGCAGTTGAAATGTTCCAAACCAAAGATGATGAAATTCTGGTAAACGAAGTAGCACCGCGTCCGCACAACTCAGGACATTACTCAATCGAGGCTAGCTATACTTCGCAGTTTGAAAATCATCTGCGTGCTATTCTTGATTTACCTCTTGGAAACACAGACAGTAAAGCTGCCGGAATTATGGTAAACTTAGTCGGTGCCGAAGGCTTTTCTGGCGACGTAATTTACGAAAACATCGAAACTATTTTGGGCTGGAACGGCGTTACCCCGCACATTTACGGCAAAAAACAAACCCGCCCTTTCCGAAAAATGGGACACGTAACCATTGTCAATGAAGATATGGCCGAAGCAAGACGAATTGCGGCCGATGTTAAGAATACTATAAAAGTGGTCAGCATTCAGTAA